A region of Drosophila mauritiana strain mau12 chromosome 3L, ASM438214v1, whole genome shotgun sequence DNA encodes the following proteins:
- the LOC117141553 gene encoding UDP-glucuronosyltransferase 3A1: MRALFLLPVFMLLGRFCSLEAANILCLVSTAKHNNPGWSKPLFDALLANGHSLLVISTAPNPEPKKQVDGLVYFHFPNEYDVMKRHFLLEEPREYMNMVTLNQLLVWYEVLLGSCRALLNSDTMSSKMPELRAQLCMEYDLIITDVTQGIECFMDLVSGWRSKPVLGLSAGKLTPDLMSLLRAENTINAARIPHYISPVPKNMGFLNRLHNHIMYYAEPLIHLVVTRPVLSQLMKAENGFPYLQLVLLNTHPTLDYVQNLPPGVIEVGGLHIKKQNSPLPGYIQEFTEKFIDGIVYINMPYIEYMNGQGLKAMYTMIHDNPSVAFIWNVEQLEQLPAKKPNLLTLHVNQSLQQDILAMRYVKGFLNHGDSFSLQEAIHYGVPVVVLPLKLEEFNNAQRVMERNLGVMLQAKKFNQSSLSDALTRILDEERFTSALYQAQLKFRTRPQSALELAVWHVEQLIAEPRLFKHFAQTEALAQNFCVANSLDVLTVPLIVLLAAVVSLANLVYVLYTGGSKGQRSFEKTVPKKPKKSKKSSKTDKVPMNVTLKLETTELMEDLNDEILEGEEQLLKGEEKPLEEKKED, from the exons ATGAGGGCCTTGTTTCTACTCCCGGTGTTCATGCTTTTGGGCAGGTTTTGCTCCCTGGAGGCGGCAAATATCCTGTGCTTGGTGAGCACGGCCAAGCACAACAATCCCGGCTGGTCGAAGCCCCTTTTCGACGCCCTCTTGGCCAATGGTCATAGCCTACTGGTCATCAGTACAGCCCCCAATCCGGAGCCAAAGAAGCAAGTGGACGGTCTAGTGTACTTCCATTTTCCCAACGAATACGATGTGATGAAGAGGCACTTCCTCCTTGAGGAACCGCGCGAGTACATGAATATGGTGACCCTCAATCAGCTGCTGGTGTGGTACGAGGTCCTCTTGGGCAGCTGCCGTGCTCTCCTCAACTCGGATACCATGAGCAGCAAGATGCCGGAGCTGCGCGCCCAACTGTGCATGGAATATGATCTGATCATTACGGATGTCACCCAAGGCATTGAGTGCTTCATGGATTTGGTGTCCGGCTGGCGTTCTAAGCCAGTTCTTGGCTTGAGTGCTGGTAAGCTCACGCCGGACCTTATGTCCCTACTCCGAGCGGAAAACACCATAAATGCGGCCCGGATTCCACACTATATTAGCCCAGTTCCCAAGAATATGGGCTTCTTGAACAGACTTCACAACCATATCATGTACTATGCAGAGCCACT GATTCACTTAGTGGTCACTCGTCCTGTTCTTAGTCAACTAATGAAGGCGGAAAATGGTTTCCCCTATCTACAATTAGTGCTCCTAAATACCCATCCAACCTTGGATTATGTTCAGAACCTTCCGCCCGGAGTCATTGAAGTGGGTGGTCTCCACATCAAGAAGCAGAACAGTCCTCTGCCCGGGTATATACAAGAATTCACGGAGAAGTTCATCGACGGCATCGTGTACATCAATATGCCCTATATTGAGTATATGAATGGCCAGGGATTGAAGGCTATGTATACGATGATTCATGACAATCCCAGTGTTGCCTTTATATGGAATGTGGAGCAACTAGAGCAGTTGCCCGCCAAGAAACCAAATCTGTTGACGCTCCATGTGAATCAATCATTACAGCAAGACATCCTGG CTATGCGGTACGTCAAGGGATTCCTGAATCATGGAGATAGCTTCAGTCTTCAGGAGGCGATTCACTATGGAGTGCCCGTCGTCGTGCTTCCCCTTAAACTAGAGGAATTTAAT AATGCCCAACGTGTAATGGAACGCAACTTGGGAGTGATGCTTCAGGCCAAGAAATTTAACCAAAGCTCCCTGTCGGATGCCCTCACGCGAATCCTGGATGAGGAACGTTTCACAAGTGCCCTCTACCAGGCCCAGTTGAAGTTCCGGACCCGTCCACAATCCGCCCTGGAACTGGCTGTATGGCATGTGGAACAACTTATCGCCGAACCACGACTATTTAAACATTTCGCACAAACTGAGGCGTTAGCCCAAAATTTCTGCGTGGCCAATTCCCTAGATGTCCTGACCGTGCCTCTCATTGTTCTCCTGGCTGCGGTGGTATCTTTGGCCAACTTGGTCTACGTCTTATACACTGGAGGATCCAAAGGTCAACGTTCTTTCGAAAAAACAGTACCCAAAAAACCTAAGAAGTCAAAAAAGAGCTCCAAGACTGATAAGGTACCCATGAATGTAACACTCAAACTAGAAACCACCGAATTAATGGAAGATCTAAATGATGAGATTCTCGAGGGGGAGGAGCAACTGCTCAAAGGGGAAGAAAAGCCCCTCGAGGAAAAGAAAGAAGACTAA
- the LOC117141260 gene encoding WAS/WASL-interacting protein family member 1 encodes MKSWLLALVALAAVASGSQTPSPNQYHIQTDEGPERYFRFQTDSGQFRKEKRLQDGTVIGTEAWIDAAGYLRQKDYIADKQGYRILKSKTIYVGLGRAVEDAIKSTKAAPAQSGVLVHGGSSGSSANSLGSYRRPSYGYISSTTSTTTPAPYPPPALLDVEDSGAGKLNYLPPEQAAKIEPQSQLGFDHYPDELPRARDQLLSPLPATPLSPLVDIHSNGDPVQDLELNAINVYDAEADRAFGHGQFGSVISSTTARPPSLDMLPPLSAHRRRLRPRPTPAPVAIVSSTPAPISGGDLYGYSTPQPFAAPAYQFAPPATSSTTGYGYYPPPQSPVDVNSLEAALLPPLPSSSHRRRLRPRPVQSNHLDGLAASEYDGVGVTRNGFRYVLPKQYHEEETNPSDGKRAGSFGYVDPFGIRRVVYYNAAPGRGFVHRNNNQFVGANGAPYDSPGPAQLVNE; translated from the exons CTGGCTCTGGTGGCCCTGGCAGCAGTTGCATCTGGCAGCCAGACTCCCAGTCCGAATCAATACCATATCCAGACGGACGAGGGACCGGAGCGCTACTTCCGCTTCCAAACGGACAGCGGGCAGTTCCGCAAGGAGAAGCGGCTGCAGGATGGCACAGTCATCG GAACTGAGGCCTGGATCGATGCGGCGGGTTATCTGCGACAGAAGGACTACATCGCCGATAAGCAGGGATACAGGATACTGAAGTCCAAGACCATCTACGTGGGCCTAGGAAGGGCCGTTGAG GACGCCATCAAATCCACCAAGGCGGCGCCAGCTCAATCGGGTGTCCTAGTGCATGGCGGCTCCTCGGGATCTTCGGCCAACAGTCTGGGCAGTTATCGACGTCCCAGTTATGGATACATTTCCAGCACCACGTCCACTACCACTCCTGCTCCATATCCGCCACCAGCTCTACTGGACGTCGAGGACTCTGGCGCAGGCAAGCTAAATTACTTGCCACCCGAACAAGCGGCCAAGATTGAGCCACAATCACAGCTCGGATTCGATCACTATCCGGATGAGTTGCCACGGGCGAGGGATCAGCTATTGTCGCCTCTTCCAGCCACGCCCCTGAGCCCACTGGTGGACATCCATTCCAATGGTGACCCTGTCCAGGACTTGGAACTGAATGCCATCAATGTGTACGACGCTGAAGCGGATCGAGCCTTCGGTCACGGGCAATTTGGATCGGTCATAAGTTCGACTACGGCCAGACCTCCATCGCTGGATATGCTACCACCACTGAGTGCCCACAGGCGTCGTCTGCGTCCGCGTCCGACTCCAGCTCCCGTAGCCATTGTTTCCAGCACACCAGCACCCATTTCTGGTGGAGATTTGTATGGCTACTCCACGCCACAGCCATTCGCTGCCCCTGCCTATCAATTCGCACCGCCAGCCACATCCTCCACCACGGGATATGGCTACTATCCGCCTCCGCAATCCCCAGTGGATGTGAACTCCCTGGAGGCGGCACTTCTTCCGCCCCTGCCATCCAGCTCACACAGAAGACGCCTGCGTCCAAGGCCAGTCCAGAGTAATCACCTCGATGGGTTAGCCGCGTCCGAATACGATGGCGTGGGAGTGACCCGCAATGGATTCCGCTATGTGCTGCCCAAGCAGTACCATGAGGAGGAAACGAATCCATCGGACGGAAAGCGAGCGGGCAGCTTTGGCTACGTGGATCCCTTCGGAATCCGGCGGGTGGTGTACTATAACGCAGCTCCCGGCAGGGGATTCGTCCATCGGAATAACAACCAGTTTGTGGGCGCCAATGGAGCGCCATACGATTCTCCGGGTCCGGCGCAGCTGGTCAACGAATAG
- the LOC117139602 gene encoding cytochrome P450 302a1, mitochondrial, translating to MLTKLLKISCTSRQCTFAKPYQAIPGPRGPFGMGNLYNYLPGIGSYSWLRLHQAGQDKYEKYGAIVRETIVPGQDIVWLYDPKDIASLLNERDCPQRRSHLALAQYRKSRPDVYKTTGLLPTNGPEWWRIRAQVQKELSAPKSVRNFVRQVDGVTKEFIRFLQESRDGSAIDMLPKLTRLNLELTCLLTFGARLQSFSAQEQAPKSRSTRLMDAAETTNSCILPTDQGLQLWRFLDTPSFRKLSQAQSYMEGVALELVEENVRNGSVGSSLISAYVKNPELDRSDVVGTAADLLLAGIDTTSYASAFLLYHIARNPEVQQKLHEEAKRVLPSAKDELSMDALRTDITYTRAVLKESLRLNPIAVGVGRILNQDAIFSGYFVPKGTTVVTQNMVACRLEQHFQDPLRFQPDRWLQHRSALNPYLVLPFGHGMRACVARRLAEQNMHILLLRLLREYELVWSGSDGEMGVKTLLINKPDAPVLIDLRLRKE from the exons ATGCTGACCAAACTGTTAAAGATTAGCTGCACCTCGAGGCAGTGCACCTTTGCCAAGCCGTATCAGGCGATTCCAGGACCACGAGGACCCTTTGGAATGGGTAACCTTTACAACTACCTGCCCGGAATCGGATCCTATTCCTGGCTAAGGTTGCACCAAGCCGGCCAGGATAAGTATGAGAAATATGGCGCAATTGTGAGGGAAACTATAGTTCCCGGGCAGGACATCGTCTGGTTGTACGATCCCAAGGACATAGCTTCGCTGCTCAACGAGCGGGATTGTCCGCAGAGAAGAAGTCACCTGGCACTGGCCCAATATCGCAAGAGCCGACCGGATGTCTATAAAACCACCGGCTTGCTGCCCACCAATGGTCCGGAATGGTGGCGTATACGTGCCCAGGTGCAAAAGGAGCTGAGTGCTCCAAAGAGTGTGCGGAACTTCGTTCGCCAAGTGGATGGAGTCACCAAGGAGTTCATTCGATTTCTACAAGAATCTCGCGATGGTAGTGCCATTGATATGCTGCCCAAGCTCACCAGATTGAATTTGGAAT TAACGTGTCTGCTCACCTTTGGAGCCCGTCTGCAGTCTTTTAGTGCCCAGGAACAAGCTCCTAAATCCCGATCCACCCGCTTGATGGATGCGGCAGAGACCACCAATAGCTGCATCCTGCCCACAGATCAGGGCCTGCAGCTGTGGCGATTCCTAGACACACCTAGCTTTCGAAAACTAAGCCAGGCCCAATCATATATGGAGGGTGTGGCCCTGGAGTTAGTGGAGGAGAATGTTAGGAATGGTTCAGTGGGATCTTCACTAATCTCGGCTTATGTTAAAAATCCCGAGCTTGATCGCAGTGACGTGGTGGGCACTGCAGCAGATTTGCTCTTGGCTGGCATCGATACCACCTCGTATGCCTCGGCATTTCTGCTCTATCACATAGCTCGAAATCCGGAGGTGCAGCAAAAACTGCACGAGGAGGCCAAGAGAGTGCTTCCGAGTGCCAAGGACGAGCTATCCATGGATGCCCTACGAACTGACATCACCTATACGAGGGCTGTCCTCAAGGAATCACTTCGCTTGAATCCCATTGCGGTAGGCGTGGGCAGGATTCTTAATCAGGATGCGATCTTCAGTGGCTACTTTGTGCCAAAGGGG ACCACCGTTGTGACCCAGAACATGGTAGCCTGCCGGCTGGAGCAGCACTTTCAGGATCCGCTGCGCTTCCAACCAGATCGATGGCTCCAGCACCGTAGTGCCCTCAATCCCTATCTGGTCCTTCCTTTCGGTCACGGAATGCGGGCCTGCGTCGCCCGCCGTTTGGCCGAGCAGAATATGCACATTTTGCTTCTCAGG